In one window of Chryseobacterium phocaeense DNA:
- a CDS encoding response regulator transcription factor produces MNHQIKIALIDDEQLILEGVKMLLSNEKNISVCLTSNNGPDFIEKLGSLSANEFPHIALVDVQMQPMNGFELVEILKEKYPDLRIIILSSHYKTSILGYMVKLGVSAFLPKNSDRKTFIDAITMVYKNGVFFTAEDHQMLFTYMNSSAKKKSLFEMDDELSEREKDVVKLICQEFTNNEIGEKLFISPRTVESHRQRILEKIGAKNTVGIVIYAVVNNIYSLDKM; encoded by the coding sequence ATGAACCACCAAATCAAAATAGCATTAATTGATGATGAACAGCTGATCCTTGAAGGGGTGAAAATGCTGCTTTCAAACGAAAAAAATATATCCGTATGCCTTACTTCCAATAACGGCCCGGATTTTATTGAAAAACTGGGAAGCCTTTCCGCAAATGAATTTCCGCATATCGCTTTGGTAGACGTACAGATGCAGCCTATGAACGGTTTTGAACTTGTAGAAATTCTCAAAGAAAAATATCCGGACCTCAGAATCATCATCCTCTCATCCCATTATAAAACTTCCATTTTAGGATATATGGTGAAGCTGGGAGTTTCAGCCTTTCTTCCAAAGAATTCAGACCGGAAAACATTCATCGATGCCATTACCATGGTCTATAAAAACGGAGTTTTCTTTACTGCCGAAGATCATCAGATGCTGTTTACCTACATGAACAGTTCGGCCAAGAAAAAGTCTCTTTTTGAAATGGATGATGAACTTTCCGAAAGGGAAAAAGATGTTGTGAAACTGATCTGCCAGGAATTTACCAATAACGAGATCGGGGAAAAGCTCTTCATCAGCCCCAGAACCGTGGAAAGCCACCGCCAGCGGATCCTCGAAAAGATTGGAGCCAAAAATACGGTGGGTATCGTGATCTATGCTGTCGTCAATAATATATATTCTCTTGATAAAATGTAA